Part of the Paenibacillus sp. FSL R7-0273 genome is shown below.
GCCTGGGACTCGCCGCTTTTCACCTTTTCAATCTGGGTGGCGATGAACCAGCTGCCCATGTTCATCATGGCAACGGAGTTGTTGTAGAATACGCCGGAATAGTGCGTGCTGGAGGTCTTCAGTGTTGCATAATCCATCACGATGCCGTCTTCCTGCTCTTTCAGGATGCGCTCATAGGTAGGCTTCAGGAAGTCGTAGCTTCCATCCACTACAGTATTCTTGCCGTCCAGGATGCCGAACAGCTGAACCGCACTGCGCCAGGTGTGGTAATGCGCACCGTATACCTTTTCTGCGCCGCTGCCGGAGGTCATCTTTCTGGCCAGCTCATCATATTGCTCGAAGGTCATGTCGTTGCTTGGGTATTCAACCCCTGCTTTGTCGAACAGGTCCTTGTTGTAGTACACGATCCAGAAGTCGCTGCGGAAAGGAAGCGCATAAACCTCATCATTCACTTCGATCTGCTCAACAGTACCGCCATACAGCGCCGGATCAATGCTGTTTGTGCCCATGAACCCTTTTAACGGCTCAAGATGGTTCTGCTTCACCAGGTTGGAGTAGCCCGGAATGTCCTTGATGGTCAGGATATCGAGATCGGCACCGCCGGACAGCTGTGTGCTCAGCATCGTCATATAGTCGGTAGAGCCAAGGTCAACGTACTCGATCGTCACGTTTGGATGCTCTTTCTGGTAAGCCTCGATCAGCGGTTTATAGTAAGCGGTTGCTTCCCAGTCCCACAGCGCCCATTTCAGGGTAACAGGCTCCTGGCTCGGTTCGGAGGAAGCGCTTGCATTCGTGCCGGTAGGAGCAGTTGTAGCAGCGGCATTGTTCTGTGCATTATTGTTGTTGCCGGAGCAGCCTGCCAAGAGGCCCACGGAGAGCACTGCAGTAAAGGTCATGCCATACAATCTTTTGTAATTCATTGAATTTCCCCTTTTCATCTCGTTTTGTTGACCAGATATCATCTTCTGAAGCTATTTCACATTCTACCGGGTTACAGCCCGGGATGGGATGTATTTTCCTGCTCAGATCATTCACTTTTATGTTCTGTTTGCGCTTTCATTGTCCCGGACCTGTAATTTTCTATTCAAAACCTGTAAAATTCCCGGTTCCTGCCTCCCCCTCTATTTTGCAATACCGGAATATGCTATGGTGGTTATAATGCTTTTTGCAGCAGCATCCGGCAATTTTGTAACCGCTTCATTACATTTCTTGTGTACCAAAGGAGAGAACCACCACGATAAGAAGATCTACTATTAAAAGCCGCATCATCCTGATCATGATTGTGTTTGCGCTGCTGATCGCCACCCTGCTGTCCTTTTTCAGCTATGAGCTTATTTCCTATTATCAGCGCAAAACGACAATCCAGGCAACCGAGTTCAACCTGCAGCTTGTCTCCCATATTATAGAACAGGACCTGCTCAACCTGTCCGTGCTGGCAATGACCAGCAGTACTAATTCTACTACTAATACGCTGCTGGCGGATTATTTCGAATCACCCGATGCCAAGGCCAGGGATGCGCTGGATGTATTCAGCTCGATGCAGGAGGATTTTCAGATTAACCGCTCCTACAATTATGTCCGCCGGCTGATCGTAACGGATAATAACGGAAAATTCCTGCAGCTCGACAATTCGGTCAGTGTGTCCACTCCGCTTACGATCCACAATATCGGCCAGATTACCGGACTGAACAACGAGGCTACAGAGGAATATGACCAGGTGATCAAGGACCCGCTCTCCACCGCCTATGGCATTCCGTTTATTCTGCCGATTTACGGGGACCATGCCTCCCGGATCGGGACCGTCTACCTGCTGGTCAACACCTCGGTCATTACCGACAAGCTGAAGGGCTACACCCTGCCGGAGGATTCGCGTCTGCTGCTGACGCTCGGCAACAATCATTATGAGATTACCGGTGACAAAATACAGCAGATTACAACCCCCTACGAGCCGGTCGCTTACACCGAGGATGAGCCTGTCGGCCCGATGACCAAGCTGTCTGAGATCCGTCTGGAGGATGAGGAGCGAACGCTGGCCGTCTCCTACGTGGTCAGAAGCGGAGTTGAGCTGACCCAGACGATTGCCGGCAACCAGTTCGCGCCAAAGGCAAATATATGGATACCGATTATGTTCGGCGTCTGCCTGTTAGTGCTTGTGCTCAGCGGCATCATTACCTTATATCTGACCCGGACCATCAGCCTGCCGGTGGAGAAGCTCAAGAAACGGATCGACAAAATCGCCCAGGGCAACTTCCTGCTCGACCGCAACATTGAGTGGAACAGCGAGCTTGGGGATGTCGGCCGGGGAATCAACCGCCTGTCCCAGGATATCATTGCCCTGATGGACAGCAGGCTGGCGGATGAGAAGCAGAAGCAGGAGCTGGAGTACCGGATGCTGCAGAATCAGATCAACCCCCATTTTCTCTATAACACGCTAAATTCGATCAAATGGATGGCTACGATCCAGAACGCTACAGGCATTGCGGAAATGACCACCTCCCTGTCGAGGCTGCTGCGCAGCATTGCCAAAGACAACCGCCGCCTGCTGCCGCTGCGTGATGAGCTGAACCTGCTGGAGGATTATTTTCTGATCCAGAAATACCGCTATGGGAGCACTGTAACGATGGTGCAGAGCATTGCGGACGAGGAGCTGCTATCCGGCCTGATTCCGCGCTTTACCCTGCAGCCGCTGGTGGAGAATGCGATTTTTCACGGCATTGAGCCCAAGGGCAGAGGCGACATCCAGATTACCGTGGCCAAAAGCGGCTTCGCCGACATTCTGATTACAGTCGAGGACAACGGGGTCGGCATGCCGGAGGAGCAGATTTCGCATATCCTGTCCAAGCAGGAGGAGGGGGCGAAGGGGCTGTTCGAGAACATCGGGCTGCGCAGCGTCAATGAGCGGCTGCAGCTGGCGTTCGGGGAGCCTTACGGGCTGTCGATTGAGAGCAAGCCGGGACAATATACGCAGATGAAAATTGTGATCCCGTTCCAGCTGAAGGAATAGTCTGCACTACTACAAGCAAGGAAGTGATACCCTTGATCAAGCTGCTGATTGCCGATGATGAGGCGCTAGTCTGCATCGGCCTGCAATCCATGCTGAAATGGGAGCAGTATAACATAGAGATTGTCGGTGTGGCCCATAACGGGGCCCAGGAGGAGGAAATGATCGACAGCCTGCGCCCTGACATTGTGATCAGCGACATCAAAATGCCGATTAAAACCGGTCTGCAGGTCGCTGATTCCGTCCGTAAAAAATATGGCCGCGTCCCCCTGTTCATCATCCTGACCAGCTACGAGGAATTCGAATATGCACGCAGCGCCATTGAAGTCCAGGCTGCCGATTATCTGGTGAAGCTGGAGCTGACGCCGGAGACGCTGGCCGCCTCCATCCAGCGGGCGATTACCCTGCTCGGGGAATATCAGACGATCGAGAGCTACCCCAAGCTGGTACACCGCGGCAACCTGCAGGCCGAGCGTGATAAATTTTTCGTCCGGCTGTTCAACAATCTGTTCGAGAACAAGAACCAGTACCTGCTGCAAAAGGAGGACCTCGATCTTGACCTCAGCGGCTCCGCTTATGTGGTCTGCACCTGCCGGATTCTCGGACCGGATACCGTTCCGCCCCGCGGGGATAAGCTGGTCGCCCTCTGCTCAAGCACGGTGCAGATGGCTAAGGATACACTTACGTCCGTCAGGCCCTGCCATGTAACCAGTCTCGACCTGCGCAACTTTGCCGTTACCCTGCCTGTCTGCGGAACCGATCCGCAGCTGTGGATGCCGGACACCCGGAAGCTGCTGGCCGATATGGCCTCCGTGCTCCACAACTATTTCAATGTGACGATTATCGGGGCGATCGGCTTTGCCGTGGAGGACCCTTATCTGCTGAGGGAGAGCTATCTTGCCGCCCGCAAGGCGCTGCCGGCTGCAGTAAATGCCCAGTCCTTCGTCTTTTTCTCCGAGGGTAAGCCGCCGGAGCAGGACTTTCCGCTATTTGATTTCTCGGAGTCGCGCTCCGAGATCCGCCGGGCCTTTGAGGAGATGGATACCCAGGCGCTGTACGCGATTATCTCCAGAATGATTGAAATTTTTGACGGCCGCTCCGACCTGCTTGTCCCCGCCACCGATGCGGCCTGCAACATTCTCTACATGGCTACCTCACTGCTGGCAGATGGTGAAGAGATCGTGGAGCATATCTTCGGGCATGAGCCGGAGGGCTACCGGGCGATCTACCAGATGCATACCATTGAAGAGATTGCCGGCTGGCTGGTCTGCTTCCGCGACGGCGTCTCGGATATGCTGTCCACCCGCAGACAGAGCTACAAGGAGCAGATCGTCAAGAATGTCCAGGAATACATCAAACGCAATCTCGGCTCCAAGCTCTCGCTCAACCAGGTAGCCGATGTATTCAATTTCAGCCCCAACTACCTGAGCCACCTGTTCTCCAAAACGGCCAAGGTCAATTATGTGGAATATATCACCGAGACCAAAATAACGGCCGCCAAAGAGATGATGCTGCGCGGCGAAGGCCGGATCTATGAAATCTCGCAGAAGCTCGGCTATGAGAGCGCCTTCTACTTCAGCAAGGTGTTCAAGAAGGTCACCGGCATGTCACCGCGGGAGTATATGCAGCAGGCCGAGGTCGGTGCACAGGCTGTAAGAGACTCCAAAGAGAGCAACCGCTCATAAATAAGTTCGTTGCGAATTTTCCTTCCCGCCTCCTGAACAGCGTCTGAAAATGCATCAGGGGGAATAGGTATCTATATCAGGGGATTAATCTGAAGGGGGATTTATTATGCATCAGGCCGCAGCCTATGCCGCAGCAGTCCCGCCCCATACCTATATCACCTTTCTCGCTCTAGTCGAAGCCATCATTCCTTATACAGCAGCCTGTTCTGCGCCTGGGGACGTACAATCTGCCGGAGCTGTTCAATTCGGTGTCCACGAGTATTTAATCTGGGAGCTGGACCACAATCTGTCCCTTTGGCAGGGCTTTTATCTGACAGCAGTACCGTTATCCGCTCCTACTGCGGCATTGCTTAATTATGGTGCCGTCCAATTCTGCGCATTAGGACACAATCAGGACGATCACGGCAATCCGGGAGGGGCCGGATTGCCGTTTGCCGCTCTTCACCCGTCAGACCGGATACGGGTGCTGGCCATGCTGGAGCAGTCTGATCAGCTTGATTTGGCCCCGTTGCCGCCTCCCTACCGGAATGACCTGGGAATTGTCCGGTACATGATAGATTTTATCAACAGGCAGACCCTGTTCGGGAACTATTCGGAATGGCCGGCATACGGAAGCACCCGGCTGAAGGTCCCGACAGAACGGAGGCTGGAGGGCTTTCCCCCGGGCTGGAGCCAGGTGCGCTATCCGGGCGTTGTCCCCGGCTACAGGGCCTTTATGGGCAATGTATTGACCATTGAGCGGCAAGGAGGAGGGTCATCTATTGTGCGCAGCTGAGTCTATGTTCGATGCTGATGTCATTGTTATCGGCTCCGGCGGCGGCGGTGCCGTTGCCGCCAAAGAGCTGGGAGAAGCCGGCCTGAAGGTGCTGGTGCTGGAGGCAGGTGCCTGGTACGGCAACAAGCACTGGGCGAACCCGAACACTGAACACGGCGGGGATTGGAGCTCTGATTATAAGGATCTGGATATCGGCATTTATAAAAAGGTCTTCAACTCGTACGAGAACAATATGAATGATGTAGTATCCGGAGCGTTCCGCTTTGGACCTGCTGACCGGCGCCGCACACCCTGGCACCGGATTATGCGGCAGAAGGGGGATATCTGGCAGGCCTCCGGTGTCGGGGGAACGACACAGCATTACTGGTCACAGTCGCCGCGTGCCTTTCCCCAGGCCATTGACCAGGTATGGCCGCTCAGCTACCGGGAGCTGATTCCCTACTATGAGAAGGCCGAAGCTACACTGCCTGTACAATTTTCACCTACGACACCTAAGGAAGAGCTTTTCTATTACGGTGCCAAAAAAGCCGGCTGGCAGCTGAATCCAACGCTGAACGTAACCACTCCGGGCTACCGCCCTAATCCGAACGCTATTCTGCCGCCCAACGACCGTCTGATGGACCCCGGCTGTTCACTTGAAGAGCTGTCGGATATGGAGGGCTGTACGCTGCGGGGGAACTGCGTCAACGGCTGTGCATCAGGTCCTTCAGTAGACAAAATCGCCAAACGCAGCACACTTGTCAGCTATGTGCCGCTCGCCCTGAAAACCGGCAATGTTGCGATCCGGCCCAACTCCTTTGTCATCAAAATCCTCACCTCGCAGGACCCCAAGGAGGGTCTCCGCGCCACCGGTGTCCAGTTCAGGGATACCTGGACAGGGGAAATCGGGGAGCTGACGGCCAGGACTGTTATTATGGCAGCCGGCTGCATTGAAACACCGCGGCTGTGGCTGAATTCCAGCCTTCCTTTTAATGAATGGGTCGGCAGAGGGCTAACCAATCATTGCTTTGACTGGGTTGGCGGCGTATTTGAGGAGAAGGAGCTTATGCGGATTATGGGCCTGCCCGAGGTCTATCCTTATGTGGGCCATACTTCAGGAGCAAGGGTTGATATTCCGGGAACAGGCATCTTTCAGGTCTCCTGCCTGAGTCCGGGTTTAATGTCATTTCTGACCTATGGCTTCAGTGAAGCAGGCTATAATGCGCTGAACCCGCCGGAGCCCGGAGAGCCATGGAATATCCGCGGCCGGGTCGCCGGTCCGCAGCTGAAGGAGTTAATGAGGAATTACAGCCGGACAATGACCATGCTGCTCCTGACGGATGATGAAACGCTTTACCGGAATCGGGTTGAGGTTGACCCCCTGCTCAAAGACGAGCACGGCCCGATTCCAATCGTGTATTACACCCCCAGCCCCAAAACACTCAAACGGCGTGATCAGCTGGCAAGATATGCGTCTGAAACCTTGCGGCAGGCCGGGGCCAGGCAGATTATCCGCTCGGATACCCCTTTTGGCTTCATGCTTCATCTGGAAAGCACGATGCGGATGGGCTATGTAACCGATGCTAACTGTGAAGCCTTTCAAGTGAAACGCTTGTTCATTGCTGATAACAGTGTGCACTTCAACGGAATCGGCGGTCCAAACCCCACGCTTACGACCCAGGCGCTGGCTACACGGACGGCTGAAAAGATAGTAACCGAGTACTTCAGCTAGCCCCCGGCATGGTGGAATAATAGAGCACTGCACCGGATATAGCAATTATGATAAGAAAAGCAATAATCTTACCGAGAAGCTTCATCCCCCTCACCTCCTATCCGCCCGTATCCGTATATTATGCTTGCAGTATCTGCAGCGGCGGATAAAATATACCCGTATATATAAGGCTATTCCCGGAGGCTGATGCAGCCCTGAGAATGGCCTTTTTCCAATTTCATTGGATAACAAGGGAATTGATGGTGAATATTAAAGGCTCTGGAGGTGATAGGCCGATGAGAGTAAACAAACGGGCAACCGATCCTTTTGCCAAAAAAATAAGGGCACTTGAACCTGAAGTAAACATCCCTATTTCCGAACAGATAATGGAGAACAAAAAAGGCATTGCCCAGGTCTTCGCCAATTGCTCCGATCTGGTTGTACGGGAGCTGCTTATCTTCGGCTCTATGCCTGCCATGGTGGTTTATCTGGATGTCCTGATCGATAAGCAGCTGTGGGATGACGGCTTCCTTGAGCCTTTAATGCAAGAAGCAGCACCTCCAATCAGCGATCCTTCCCGGCTGGAGGAGCAGCTTAAGTTCGGGTTCTCCTCCATTGTTCAGCCTGCGGTAGTAAAGAATATGACGGAAACCGCCAGACGTATTGTCAGCGGCGAAACCATCCTGTTCATTGAAGGCTCTGCGCAAGCCTTTGCCTTCTCACTCAAGGATAAGCTGAACCGCGCGCTGGATGAGCCGTCGACCGAAGCGGTTATCCGCGGGCCGCGCTACGGATTTATTGAGAAAATGTCCATAAATCTTGCCCTGATCCGTCACCGGCTCCGCACCCCCCGGCTGAAAACAGAAACATTAAGTGCCGGCAGCCTCTCCCGTACTGATATTACCATCGTATACATTGAAGGGATCGCCGACAAAAGTGTAGTAGAGGAGTTAAAGAGACGGATCGCAGGCATTGATATGGATAGTATCCTCGAATCCGGTTATATCGAAGAATTAATCAGCGATCATCCTTATTCCCCATTCCCTGTCATGCAGGCAACCCAGCGCCCGGACATGACTACAGGTTCATTAATAGAGGGGAAGATAGCCGTTATCACTGACGGCTCGCCGATGGTACTCATCCTGCCCGTTACCTTCTGGTTTGGCTTTCAGTCTGCAGAAGACTATTATATGAAATTTATGTTCGCCACCATGCTGCGCTGGCTGAGATATCTGTTTGCTTTTTTTGCGATGGCGCTGCCTTCCATCTTTATTGCTGTTACAACATTCCATCAGGAGATGATCCCGACAAGCCTGACCCTGAGTCTCGCCGCCGCACGTGAGGTTGTTCCTTTCCCGGCAATTGTCGAGGCGCTGATTATGGAAACTACCTTTGAAGCCCTGCGTGAGGCCGGAATCCGCCTCCCCCGCCCCGTCGGCCAGACGATCAGCATTGTAGGCGCCCTGGTTATCGGACAAGCGGCCGTTCAGGCCGGAATCATCTCGGCTACAATCATCATTGTCGTATCGATTACCGGGATTTCTTCCTTCCTGATCCCTAATCCGGGGATGAGCCAGGCTATCAGCATTATCCGTTTTCCGCTCATGCTGCTCGCTGCAACCTTTGGCCTGTACGGGCTGGGAATTGGCTTACTCGTCATACTGGTACATCTGGTAAATTTACGTTCCTTCGGTGTACCCTATATGTCCCCGCTTGCCCCTTTGACTTTCAATGGACTGGCTGACACATTATTGAGGGCCCCGTGGCAAGCCTTAAAGAAACGGCATAAACATACGAGGCATTAAATGGAGTGGGATTAAACATGAGCAGATTTATAAGGACATGCAGATATATGCTTCTCCTGATTATCCTTTGTATGACGACCGGCTGCTGGGACCGCAGGGAAATGGATGATCTCGCATTAATTATGGGCAGCGGAATCGATTTAACGGACAGCGGGCTGGTTGAGGTGTCCTATCAGATTGCGCTCCCGACAGGCATACCCAGTGCGGTGAAATCAGGGGGCAGCCAGAAGCAGGTTGTCGTCATCTCAGCCAAAGGAAATGATTTGCAGGAAGCACTGGGGAAGGTCCAGCAGCAAATGTCCAGATACGTCTATTTTGGCCACAGGGAGGTATTCCTGATCGGGGAGAGTTACGCACGGCACGGCCTTAATCAGGTTCAGGACCTTTTTACACGCTTCCCGGAGACCCGTTACAACAGCTACGTGTTAACAGCCTATGGAGCAACCGCCAAAGAAATTCTGAGCGCTCCCTACCCTATGGAACTAATTCCGGCACTAGCAATCAGCAAAATTCAAAGCAGCAGACAGAGCTTCTCCGTAAAGTTCGATGAATTTCTGAAGGCCTTCTCCTCGCCCGGAACATCCCCGGTAACTGCAGCCATCCGGATTATCCATAAGGGCACGGATAAAGAATCGGTTGCGATCGATAGGACTGCAGTCTACCTCGGCAATAAATTGAGCGGATTTACCGAGCCCTCAGAGCTTGATCTGCTGCGCTGGTGGATTGGGGACCCCTATCGTCTGGGATTTACGATTCAGGCGGAGCCTGAGGAAAAGGATTACAAGGGAACCATAAGTGTAAAGTCATCAGAGAGCCGTGTACACGTGCATACGAAGATATTGGATGATCATCCCGAGGCTAAGGTCATCTTCCATACAGTGGTTAAGGTGGTTTCTAACAACACAAGGCTGAATCTGGACAATGAGAAGAACAGAAAAAACGTGGAGCAGCAATTTTCCAGGCAGCTGCAGAGCAGGATCGAAGGCCTGCTGACCCATGTCCAGAAGGAAATGAGGTCCGACATCTTCGGCATGGGTGAGGAAATCCATATTGAGCACCCTTATTTCTGGAAAAAGATACAGGACTCCTGGAGCGAAATCTTTCCCGCAATGCCAGTGCAGGTTGAGGTCGAGCTTCAAATCGAGCAATTAGGCAAAACACATGGCCGTGCTTATCCGAAAAAATAGCAATATCATAAAATGTAGAGGATGCACACAATGAATCTGAAAATTTCCGGCATGCAGGTATTATGGATCATCTTAAGCATGAATCTCGGGATGACCCTGGTGATGACGATAACCCCGAGCCTGCAGGCCGCTAAGCAAGATGCATGGCTCTCCATTATTGCGGCAGGCTGTATTGCATTGCTCGTTGCCTTACTGGTAACGGCTGTTGCCAAGATTTTTCCAGGCCAGAATCTTATCGACTATGCGCCCTTGGTTTTCGGGAATTGGCTCGGCAAGCTGGTAATCGTCATCTATCTTGTACAGTGGTACACGATTATCCCGATTGTACTCCGCCAATTTTCCGACCTTGTTAATATTATGCTGCTTCCGGAGACGCCCAAGGAATTCGTGATTCTGCTGATGATCCTGTTGATTGCTTATGCCGCCTATGCCGGAGGCATTGAAGGAATTGGACGCTGCAGTGAATTTCTGGGGCCAATCATTCTGATCATGGTCGTACTCGTCCTGCTTGCCAACAGCAATAATATTAACCTGAAGCAAATTCTCCCCGTCTATGCGGATAGCGGCTTTAAGGATATTTTGCGTGGCTCGCTGGCTCCTGCTTCATATCTGGGCCATTCCGTCGAGTATTTGATGTTTGCCTCCTTTTTGTCCCGGCCGCATAAGGGACGGGCCTATACGATCTCGGCGGTACTGATTGCGAACCTCATTGTTCTATTGACCACAATCATGATCATTGCTGTACTCGGCGTCAATCTTAGCCCTAACATGTGGTATCCCTTTTTTGAAATGACCCAGAAAATCTCATTGTTTGGCTTCATCGATAATTTCGATGCTGTTCCGGTCGTCATCTGGATTTCCAGTGTATTCGTCAAGCTGGCCGTCTATTTGTTCTTAGTAAGCTACGGAACCGCGCAATTTCTGAAGGTCCAGAGCTGGAGAATTATGATTTGGTTCATTGCTCCGGTCATGTTTGTCTTTGCGCTGATTCCGCAAAATGTAATTGAAGCTACAACGAATTACCTGCAGCGCTACTGGGTTCCTTTCGCTCTGCCGGTGAACATGCTGGGGCTGCCTTTGCTGATGTTAATAATAGGAAGCTTGAAAAAGAAAGCGGGAGCTGCCACCACGGCAAAAGGTAATAGCAGCCAGTAGCGGGGCCTTCGGTGATAAGCATTACCTGTCCTCCAGCATATTTATTTTAAAATCCTTGTAATGCTGTCTGGTGGCTTCGGTCGAGCAGGAGTAGGCAATACCGTTGTGAACATCCAGCAGCGTCAGCCGGCAGTTATGCTTCGCCCCGGTGTCGATGCCGGTTAGTCCGGATTTCCTCCAGACCTCACCTGCTTTGGCCCCCATTTTAAAGGTCGGCGTATGTCCGAAAATAATACCTTTACCGGCGTACGGCGGCGGCTGCACTCCCCAGAATTCCTCACGAATTTCCGTCATATCCTGCAGGATCTGTCCGGCAAGCGGCACATCCGGACGGAATCCGGCGTGGACGAACAGGTAACCGTCAGCTTCGATGTATGGAGGCAGGCCCCGCAGCCATTCACGGAGGGATGTGCCGCCGGAAGCTCCGGAAGCAATGTCTGCAAGTTGCTCCGGCAGCCGCAGCTCCATATTGCCCGGAACAGCCAGCGCCCCTTCCTCTGTCAGCCTCCTGATCAGATGCAGTGTCTCCCAGCTTGGCGGATCTTCGTCTATGTAATCCCCCACCAATATAAGGCGGTCTGATGCAGGATTATATTCAGCGGTATTAAGCAACTGCTGCAGCCCTCCGGCATGCCCGTGGATGTCTGAAACCGCCAGCAGCCTGCCTGTGTTCTTTGATGTATGGAGCACAATATCAGCGGCCTTTCGCGAATAATCTGTTAGGTTCTCTTCCTGCTGTCAGGTTGCGTAAATATAGGCGGATTCACGGGGAAGCCCGGCATAAATGATGCTCCCGCTATCCCGCTGTTCTTCACTGAACAGGTATAAGCGTTCTCCTGCCGCAGACTCGGCCATCGTCCGCCACTTAGTTCCCTCGAAGGTCGAGTGGATGACGGTGGCTTCAATCCGGTTGGAGTCTCCATGCCCAGCAGAAGCTTCTGCTCCGGCGGGCAGTACCTTCACTGCTTCCGGCCGGAAGCGCAGCTCTGCGTGGCCTTCCGCCCGCAGGCTTCCATCCGGACCGCAGACGGTTCCCTGGAGCAAGCCGGCGGAGCACTGAATGGCTGCATCCCCCGGAGAGCCGGCAAAGGTGCCGCTGAGCACATTGATTGCCCCCAGCAGCGAAGCCGCCTGCCTGCTGGCCGGCTTGTTGTAGCAGGCCATCGGCGTATCCAGCTGGTCCACCGCCCCGCTGCGCATCAGCAGCAGCTTGTCGGCCATGGCAAAGGCTTCCTCCGGATCGTGTGTCACATGGAACACACTCATTTTCAGCCTGCGGAACAGCACCGACATTTCGGTCCGCATCTCCACGCGCAGCCGCATGTCCAGATTGGAGAGCGGCTCATCGAGCAGCATCAGCCGCGGCTCTGTCACCAGGGCGCGGGCAATTGCCACCCGCTGCTGCTGGCCGCCTGACAGCTGCGGCGGCAGACGCCGCTCGAAGCCTTCGAGCTGGAGCAGCGTCATAGCCTCCTCCACCTTTTGTTTGATGGCTTGCGCGGACAATCGCTTTTGCTTCAAGCCATAGGCGACATTGTCATACACATTCATATGGGGCCACAGTGCATAGTCCTGAAACACCATATTGATGCCCCGTTTTTCGGGCGGCGTCATCCGGGAAGCGGAAGCGATAGCCTGCCCGTGCAGCAGAA
Proteins encoded:
- a CDS encoding Ger(x)C family spore germination protein, translating into MSRFIRTCRYMLLLIILCMTTGCWDRREMDDLALIMGSGIDLTDSGLVEVSYQIALPTGIPSAVKSGGSQKQVVVISAKGNDLQEALGKVQQQMSRYVYFGHREVFLIGESYARHGLNQVQDLFTRFPETRYNSYVLTAYGATAKEILSAPYPMELIPALAISKIQSSRQSFSVKFDEFLKAFSSPGTSPVTAAIRIIHKGTDKESVAIDRTAVYLGNKLSGFTEPSELDLLRWWIGDPYRLGFTIQAEPEEKDYKGTISVKSSESRVHVHTKILDDHPEAKVIFHTVVKVVSNNTRLNLDNEKNRKNVEQQFSRQLQSRIEGLLTHVQKEMRSDIFGMGEEIHIEHPYFWKKIQDSWSEIFPAMPVQVEVELQIEQLGKTHGRAYPKK
- a CDS encoding GerAB/ArcD/ProY family transporter — encoded protein: MNLKISGMQVLWIILSMNLGMTLVMTITPSLQAAKQDAWLSIIAAGCIALLVALLVTAVAKIFPGQNLIDYAPLVFGNWLGKLVIVIYLVQWYTIIPIVLRQFSDLVNIMLLPETPKEFVILLMILLIAYAAYAGGIEGIGRCSEFLGPIILIMVVLVLLANSNNINLKQILPVYADSGFKDILRGSLAPASYLGHSVEYLMFASFLSRPHKGRAYTISAVLIANLIVLLTTIMIIAVLGVNLSPNMWYPFFEMTQKISLFGFIDNFDAVPVVIWISSVFVKLAVYLFLVSYGTAQFLKVQSWRIMIWFIAPVMFVFALIPQNVIEATTNYLQRYWVPFALPVNMLGLPLLMLIIGSLKKKAGAATTAKGNSSQ
- a CDS encoding metallophosphoesterase, with protein sequence MLHTSKNTGRLLAVSDIHGHAGGLQQLLNTAEYNPASDRLILVGDYIDEDPPSWETLHLIRRLTEEGALAVPGNMELRLPEQLADIASGASGGTSLREWLRGLPPYIEADGYLFVHAGFRPDVPLAGQILQDMTEIREEFWGVQPPPYAGKGIIFGHTPTFKMGAKAGEVWRKSGLTGIDTGAKHNCRLTLLDVHNGIAYSCSTEATRQHYKDFKINMLEDR
- a CDS encoding ABC transporter ATP-binding protein is translated as MRQPQTVHAPGTPLLEIRNLQKSYGGFQALGGINLELQEGEIISVLGPSGCGKSTLLQLVAGLSQPDGGEILLHGQAIASASRMTPPEKRGINMVFQDYALWPHMNVYDNVAYGLKQKRLSAQAIKQKVEEAMTLLQLEGFERRLPPQLSGGQQQRVAIARALVTEPRLMLLDEPLSNLDMRLRVEMRTEMSVLFRRLKMSVFHVTHDPEEAFAMADKLLLMRSGAVDQLDTPMACYNKPASRQAASLLGAINVLSGTFAGSPGDAAIQCSAGLLQGTVCGPDGSLRAEGHAELRFRPEAVKVLPAGAEASAGHGDSNRIEATVIHSTFEGTKWRTMAESAAGERLYLFSEEQRDSGSIIYAGLPRESAYIYAT